Proteins co-encoded in one Setaria viridis chromosome 9, Setaria_viridis_v4.0, whole genome shotgun sequence genomic window:
- the LOC117838196 gene encoding uncharacterized protein, translated as MGVKQVLVRPCGYRRRYDDDDRGSSTGSGAREEVVLDQSPSPPPMSSCGRYVLHRVCRFDTLAGVAIKYGVEVADVKRANGFTTDLQMFAHKTLRVPLHGRHPPAAATTSPPSSSPSHADRNREWTTRRPPKNGASWDPFLKPPRSTVSPSMSLLQGYYGLTPTPQENLTNEGTEMATYAKGHHRKARSLSSSFSIENGDANRETDDAEKPIRRRQKADVELTTREDNGSSLLARAGQGLAMRPKPGSRADMNSSQQDLLATWMPSYGDGLQAVKKSSSTPEFQDSDSISIASVWLKSKWNLKPDAFTLTLPLPLFDGIPKPLFDSIPKPLLDNIPNSIAAWRNKAAKD; from the exons ATGGGCGTCAAGCAGGTCCTCGTCCGCCCCTGCGGCTACCGCCGTCgctacgacgacgacgaccgcggcAGCAGCACCGGCAGCGGCGCTCGCGAGGAGGTCGTGCTGGAccagtcgccgtcgccgccgcccatgtCCTCCTGCGGCCGCTACGTCCTGCACCGAGTCTGCAGGTTCGACACCCTCGCCGGAGTCGCCATCAAGTACGGCGTCGAG GTGGCGGACGTCAAGCGCGCCAACGGCTTCACCACCGACCTGCAGATGTTCGCGCACAAGACGCTCCGGGTCCcgctccacggccgccacccgccggccgccgccaccacttcTCCTCCGTCCTCTTCCCCAAGCCACGCCGATCGCAACAG AGAATGGACTACGCGTCGCCCTCCCAAAAATGGTGCTTCTTGGGATCCATTTCTTAAACCGCCACGGAGCACAGTTTCACCATCCATGAGCCTCTTGCAGGGATACTATGGCCTTACACCTACCCCACAGGAGAACCTGACTAATGAAGGCACTGAAATGGCGACGTACGCTAAAG GTCACCATAGGAAAGCTAGAAGCTTGTCTAGCAGCTTCTCTATTGAAAATGGAGATGCAAATAGGGAGACCGATGATGCTGAGAAGCCCATAAGGCGGCGCCAGAAAGCCGATGTTGAGTTGACAACAAGGGAGGACAATGGCAGTAGCCTGTTGGCGAGGGCCGGGCAGGGCTTGGCCATGAGGCCGAAGCCTGGCAGTCGAGCAGATATGAACAGTAGCCAGCAAGATCTTTTGGCGACGTGGATGCCTTCGTACGGCGATGGATTGCAAGCTGTGAAGAAATCTTCGAGCACTCCGGAGTTCCAAGATTCAGACAGCATCAGCATTGCATCGGTGTGGTTGAAGAGCAAGTGGAACTTGAAACCAGACGCTTTCACCCTCACACTTCCTCTCCCGCTTTTCGACGGCATACCGAAGCCTCTCTTCGACAGCATCCCGAAGCCCCTCCTCGACAACATTCCGAATTCGATCGCTGCTTGGAGAAACAAGGCGGCCAAAGATTAG